One part of the Planctomycetia bacterium genome encodes these proteins:
- a CDS encoding peroxiredoxin family protein — protein sequence MAIDQIEKKRGATDEQLTAFRNLNPKDFESVQVGGKALDFVLKDTEGVPWRLSDVNQNEWIVLIWIFADWCPVCHGEYRDLIDLRKQFKDAGVQVATIECHDTFRSRVMVGKELEPQYWFSKQSFKDKYKTGIWWPHLVDHAGAVGARYGVDPMSFAVHAEYVNRPSTVIIDPKGVIRFAYYGTFWGDRPSIHETLEMIRNERFEFEHKDRRKMVGDQGAK from the coding sequence TTGGCCATCGACCAGATCGAGAAGAAAAGGGGTGCGACGGACGAGCAACTCACGGCATTTCGCAACCTAAACCCGAAGGACTTTGAATCGGTTCAGGTCGGCGGCAAGGCATTGGATTTCGTTTTGAAAGATACCGAAGGTGTCCCCTGGCGGTTGAGTGACGTCAATCAGAATGAATGGATTGTGTTGATTTGGATCTTTGCCGACTGGTGCCCCGTCTGTCACGGTGAATATCGCGACCTGATCGACCTGCGGAAACAATTCAAGGACGCCGGCGTCCAGGTCGCCACCATCGAATGCCACGACACTTTTCGCAGCCGTGTCATGGTCGGAAAAGAACTGGAACCGCAATACTGGTTCTCCAAGCAGTCGTTCAAGGACAAATACAAGACGGGAATCTGGTGGCCGCATTTGGTCGATCATGCCGGCGCGGTCGGAGCCAGGTACGGAGTCGATCCGATGAGCTTTGCCGTCCATGCGGAATACGTCAACCGTCCCTCGACAGTCATCATTGATCCGAAGGGAGTCATACGTTTTGCCTACTACGGAACTTTCTGGGGCGACCGCCCTTCGATTCATGAAACTTTGGAGATGATCAGGAATGAGCGTTTTGAGTTTGAGCACAAGGACCGACGAAAGATGGTTGGTGACCAGGGGGCGAAATGA
- a CDS encoding inorganic phosphate transporter, with the protein MTFALLLIAGLLLALANGANDNFKGVATLLGSGTANYRRALLWATVCTLLGSLTAVFLAGELLRKFSGKGLVSDALTTNVDYAAAVALGAGLTVLVATRAGMPVSTTHGLLGALMGAGLAAGSPVSIVRLGSGFVLPLLLSPLLALCITAIVYPLLRSTRRRLGVSADMCLCVGNEIVEVVPVSNGVAAMQRASELSIQVGDTVTCRQRYQGQVLGLEAASVLDWLHYGSAGIVSFARGVNDTPKIAALLLLSPHFSGNFSTLLVGLVIATGGILSGRRVAETMSLRITGMNHGQGFVANLMTGLIVIAASRMGMPVSTTHVSCGALFGIGTVTGQGDWKVIGKIAGAWLLTLPLGAALGAASLWCIRWLTLV; encoded by the coding sequence ATGACTTTCGCTCTATTGCTGATCGCCGGTCTGTTGTTGGCTCTTGCGAACGGCGCGAATGACAACTTCAAGGGAGTCGCGACGTTATTGGGAAGCGGCACGGCAAACTATCGCCGCGCCCTGCTCTGGGCGACGGTCTGCACGCTGCTGGGATCGCTCACTGCGGTGTTCCTTGCCGGGGAACTGCTGAGAAAGTTCAGCGGGAAAGGCCTGGTCAGTGATGCCCTGACAACGAATGTGGATTATGCAGCCGCCGTCGCACTTGGAGCCGGGTTGACCGTCCTGGTGGCGACCCGCGCCGGAATGCCGGTCTCAACAACCCACGGCCTGCTCGGCGCTCTGATGGGAGCGGGCCTGGCGGCGGGGTCACCGGTCAGCATCGTAAGGCTAGGCAGCGGATTTGTGTTGCCACTCTTACTCAGTCCGTTGCTGGCTCTCTGCATAACAGCCATTGTTTATCCTCTGCTTCGAAGTACCCGCCGCCGGCTCGGAGTTTCTGCGGACATGTGTCTGTGTGTTGGCAACGAGATCGTTGAGGTCGTACCGGTGTCGAATGGGGTTGCGGCCATGCAACGAGCGAGCGAGCTGAGTATCCAAGTCGGAGATACGGTCACCTGCCGCCAACGCTATCAAGGACAAGTCCTTGGTCTGGAAGCGGCGTCCGTGTTGGACTGGTTACACTACGGATCTGCGGGCATTGTGAGCTTTGCCCGTGGCGTCAACGATACGCCGAAGATCGCCGCCCTCTTGCTGTTGAGTCCGCACTTCTCGGGTAATTTCTCCACGTTGCTTGTAGGTTTGGTGATCGCGACGGGCGGCATCCTCAGCGGACGGCGAGTGGCCGAAACGATGAGCCTAAGAATCACTGGCATGAATCATGGCCAAGGATTTGTCGCCAATTTGATGACCGGCCTGATTGTCATTGCGGCCAGCCGGATGGGAATGCCCGTATCCACGACGCACGTCAGTTGTGGCGCGCTGTTTGGAATTGGCACAGTCACTGGGCAAGGAGACTGGAAGGTGATCGGCAAGATCGCCGGTGCCTGGCTGTTGACCTTGCCTTTGGGTGCGGCGCTTGGGGCGGCGAGCCTATGGTGCATCCGTTGGCTGACTTTGGTCTGA